The nucleotide window TATTGATTTGTCGGGGAAAGAATTGTATTCGACAAGCATTCAATCATATGAACTGACTTTTGAATGGAATCCATTCGATGAGAATTTGATCGAGGTTTCTGCATTTACTGAAGACTGGGATTTCAATAGTTATTTATTGGATTTAAAGAGCAATAACCTGAAAGAAATCAAACTGCCAGAGCCTTTTGTAAGATGGATTTCTGAGGATGACCTTGTTTATCAGGAGTGGGACGAGGACGGGATTTCACTTAAAGCCCCGTTACGAATCTTTTCTTTGAAAGGAAACAAAACTGAAACCCTAGTCGAAGATGTATACCAATTTGATTCTCAAGGACCATACCTAATGGCTGTAAAAGTTAATGAAGAAGAAAATCAAGAATCGGGACTGTATGCCTTCTTCAGGAATGGTGGCAAATCGGTTGGAAGTATCGAGGCTCCGTTTTTAACTTCTTTTTCTGGATGGGTGGTTCCCTTTTATGATTTAATGGAAAATGGAAAGAATTTTATTTATTTGCGGGCAACAGAGCAGGGTGAAGCGGACCTTTACGATAGAGGATTTGATTTAATGCGTTATCATTTAGATACAGGTAACGACGAAGTACTCTTCACCGAAATGGCCAACGAGCCACTTTCCTGTTCTCCCTCAGGTGAATTGTGCCTGTACGGTTTCCAGTTTGATAAAGTCTTGAATATTGAGACTAAAGAGATAATTGATCTCGTTCACTAATTTTTTTCAAGGAGAGATATTAATGGCAATTGTTGATGTAACAGTGATCCCAATCGGAACACAGACACCAAGTGTCAGTTCCTATGTAGCAGATATCCAAAGAATTCTTAAGCAGTATGAAGATCAGGGCAAAATCCAATATCAACTTACACCGATGAATACCTTGATAGAGGGTGAACTTCCCGTTTTGTTTGAGGTAATCCAGGCAATTCACGAAGCACCTTTCAATGCTGGCATCCAGCGAGTAGCCACAAATATCCGGATTGATGACAGACGTGATGTGAAAAGAAAGATGCAGGATAAGGTTAACAGAGTAAATGAATTGCTGCAGAAATAGAAAACGAAAAAAAGACCACCCATTACAGGTGGTCTTTTTGTGTCCGAATTAATGCGCTACTGGGAATCCGGAGTTAAGGACTGTCATGACTGTGAACCAGCCAATAACCAGGAATGTTCCTCCACCAAACACGATACCAAGAATGTTTTTGTTTTTAAGTGCCGAGAATGTTGCATAGCCGGCAAGCAGTGTAATTAATGCGCAAAGAATAGCAAAACCCATGGAAAAGCCCCCTTCATAAATTAGGCAGGCATAAAGCCTGTTTGTTGAATAAGTTTGATTGAATTTTAGGCGGCAGCCTGTTATGTAATGACAAGCATACACTCGTTTTATATTTTATATTTTTTTTACACCATTTGTCGAGGTCTAAAAACTCAACTTTCACCTCATATGCCCTTACTATACCCAATATCAGGTCAGTATAATGGTTTATTGTAAAATAAATGCCTTCCGTACTCGTAAAAACAAGATGTTCTTCTATTTGCAGGAGAGCCATTTCACTCTGAACTTCGCTGCCGTCTGTAAATCTGAAGGCTGATAAATCATTAGCAAATAGAAAAACATCATCACCAGCTTGAAAACCATAATCGAAAAAATCTTCTCCAGTTGTTCCTTCTGTTTTTATCAATTGATGCGTTTCTTCATAAAGGTCTGCTTCTGACATCAAGCCTGAAGCTACATCTGCCATTTGCTGATCATGATAAATATAAATATTTTCATGAACAAGAAGCGGAGGTGCAGCAGATTGAAGAAACTGTTCAAAGTCATCCAATTCTGAAAGTAAAGGGCTAGCCTCAATTCCAATGAAAGCTTTCACTTAGCAGCCTCCTTTGTACTTAGTTGTGCGAAACGAATGAATTGTGATTTAATAACTCATCAGGTTTGCTCATCAGGGCACATGAGCTTTTCGATCGCAATCCTTAAAACTTGCCTGACAATAGTGTAAAATAAATGTATTAATAATACCACTAGAAGCTGGAGGCTATTTTGATGAAATGGAAACAGATTCCCCTAGGTCCTTTACAAACGAATTGCTATATCGTCTATGATGAAAACAAATCATGCTTGATTGTCGATCCTGGTGACAATCCGAAAAAGCTTGCAACCGTGCTAGAACAACTGGAATTGCATCCTGAAGCAATTGTGCTCACGCATGCTCATTTCGATCATATCGGGGCAGTGGATAGAATAAGAGATAAGTACGGAATCAAGGTATATATTCATGAGAAAGAAAAGGATTGGCTATCAGATCCTGCTTTGAATGGTTCAAAGCATTTTATGCTTAATGAGCCAATCAAAGCACGTCCTGCTGACCATTTGATTAAAGATGAAGGTGCCATGACAATTGGCAGCTTTAAATTAGAAGTGTTTGAAACCCCTGGACATTCTCCAGGAAGTATATCGATTTATTTTCAAGATGCAGAGTTTGTCCTCGCAGGAGATGCTCTGTTTAACGGCAGCATCGGAAGGACGGACTTGCCGGGTGGCAACCATAATCAATTAATCAGAAGCATCCATGAAAAGCTGCTCGTATTGCCGGAGCAAACAGAGGTGCTTCCTGGCCATGGACCGACAACCTCCATTGGTATAGAGATGGATTCGAATCCTTTTTTAAACGGATTTTAATAAGGTAGCAGAAGAACAAAAAGCGCAAGCGCCTCGTTCAGCCCCGACAAGCGCTGGAGGGCCGACCTGTGAAGTCGTTCTTTGACTTCATTGGGCGGACCGAAGCGACTCGAGGGGCTAGGCTCTGGAGCTGGATTAAGAAAACCCGTATAGTTATCCTTTATAATTTTCCTAGTAAGCAAGGAAAGCCCTTCTCAAAGAGAAGGGCTTTCCTGGGGGGATGTTCTATTCATATCATGGGAGGGGATATAGTTAAGCTACTACTAAAACAATATAATATCAAAAACACTATGTCAATAGTGAAAACTTTTTTTCGAGGAGTTAATATGAAAGAAATTATTAGACAGATTATTGACGCTTCTCCGGAGAAAATGATTTCATATGCTGAGTATATGGAACAGGCACTCTATCACCCGGAGGAAGGTTATTACATAAAGGAACGCCAAAAAATCGGCAAAGAAGGAGACTTTTATACTTCCAGCAATGTTTCCGATGTATACGGCAAATTGATAGGGAAATGGTTTGCGAAACATTCAAGAAAACTGGGTCTGCCGCCATCTGTTTGTGAAGTAGGAGCAGGGAATGGCCGGTTTGCACGGGCATTTATTCAGGGTTGGAATGAATTGAATGATGAGAGGCTGACCTACTCTATCATTGAAGCCAGCCCTTATCATCGTAAGCTTCAAGAAGCGGAGTTGAAAGGGCTAGAAGAAGTGAAGATCCTTTACGCTAGTACTTTTGCAGATACGGGCATGAAACAAGGACTGATTTTTTCGAATGAATTATTTGATGCTTTCCCAGTCCATGTCGTCGAAAAAAGTGAGGGTATCGTGAGAGAAGTTTTCGTGGGCCTTGATTATGGATGTTTAAAAGAAATCATGGTTCCGGTAAAGGATGAACGGATTATCTCTTTTTTTAAAGGACCAAGAACTTGAACTGGCAGAAGGACAAAGAATGGAGATTCCGCTTGCTTATGAACCGTTCATTAAATCTATCTCCGAAAACTTAACAAAAGGCCTCGTGTTGACTGTCGATTACGGATACACGAAAGAAGAATGGATGAACCCATCGAGGAGGCCGTGGGAGCTTAAGGGGATATTATCAGCATCAGATGCATCATGATGTTTTGCAGCATCCGGGAGAGATGGATATTACTAGTCATGTGCATTTTGATGTACTCAAATTAATTGGGGAGAAATACAGCCTGAACTTTATGCAAAAAATGAGACAGGATGAGTTCCTTCTAGCTGCAGGCATTTTAGAAGAGCTTGCTGACCACAATGACCCTAATCCGTTTTCTGCTGAAAGTAAGCGAAATCGCGCTATACGAAGTCTGATCTTGCCAGGGGGCATCAGCCAGTCCTTTGATGTCGTTGTTCAAACGAAGGGGCTGGATCATACAAGTGGGAAATTATTTTAATATACGCGTATCAAATAAAAAAAGCGATGTATAAACATCGCTTTTTTTATTTGAGCGTAACAATTGATCAATGTCCAGCTCCACCTAAAGGCATCATAAATGTTGACCAGTAAGTAAATCCAGCAAAGAAAACCGTTAAGTATGCGCCGAAAACGTAGATGTACATACGCTCAGACAGTTTCAAGTAACTTAAAAGCAAGAAAAATCCAGTTTGACCAAAGAAAATCAAGGACGTCGTATACATGTGACCCAAGAAAAACATCACAGCAAAGATTCCCGTCCAGAATCCTAAAACTCTGTACATACGATCCAAAGATATCCCTCCTTTACCCTACAAGTCCATCACTATCATATTATAAAGTAAAGTGGAGTGAAAAGTAAACAAGGATTGATTATTGTGCAATAACAGCTTGATAGGAACAAGAGTCACAGCCTGTGAACATGTTCTCTTTTTCGATCAGCTCGATATCACCAAACAGGGATTCGAACATTCCACGCAAAAATTCATAGTGCATATTGCACACTGTTTCTGTATGTTCCATTGCGACTTCCTTGAAAGGACAGTTGAATATCTGGAAGTAAATCTTAGTCTTTTCGCTGTTAGTTTCGAATTCAGGATAAAAACCAGCTAGGGTCGCAGCATTCTTGATTGAGTTCAGTTTATGCTCAAACGTCATTTCAGCTGACATATGTGGGTGTCGGGTGACTTCTTGTTCAATCAGTTCTTCCCCGAAACGTTTTCCTGTCATATACAATGCTTTTTTTCCTGCTTCTCCAAGCGACATCATTGTTGTCATTAGGATCTTCGACAATAGCTGGTAATCCCGGAATGGGAAGTGAAGCTGGATCACTTCATCGGACAGTCGGTATAGTCTGCTTGGACGTCCTCCTTTTCCAGTCTTTTTCGTTTCTGAAATCAGCATGTTCACATCTTCAAGTTTCGATAAATGCAGCCTTGCCACATTTGGATGGATATCAAAATTGTCGGCGATTTCCTGGACAGTGACGTCCTTATGTCTTTTTGTAATGTATTGATAAATATAATAACGCGTTGGGTCAGACAAAACACTTGTAATCTTTAATGTTTGCTCCATCTTAGTTCACCTCAGACCACTAATTTGCCTTCATTATAATACAGAGGAAAATAAGGTTTACACTGTTTGCACTATATGTTTAGAAAATGTTCACAACTAAATGGCGAAATGATGACAAAATAGTATACAAAAGTTATACAAAAGTTATACAATGTGTATATAAGATAATTCGATCGCCGGGAGGTTAACTTAATGGAAGAGCTGACGTTTTATTCATATCCAAGCTGTACTTCATGCCGTAAAACAAAAAAATGGCTGGTTTCAAACAGCGTAAAATTCAATGAACGCCATATGTTCAGAGATACTCCAACAAAAAAAGAACTTCTGCAGATTTTATCGCTCACGACTGAAGGCTTTGATGAACTGCTTGCAACAAGGGGAGAAACTTACAAAAATTTGGGAGTGGATATGGAAGACCTGCCGCTTTCAGAAGTAATCAGACTCGTCATAAAGGAACCGAAGCTGCTTAGACGGCCGATTTTGACTGATGGCAAAAAGTTGATTGTTGGATTTAACCCTGATGCCTTGAAAAAAATCGGGAAATAAATGAAAAAACGGAAGCACAACGCTTCCGTTTTTTGTGTACTGGGCTAGCTGGATTCGAACCAACGCATGACGGAGTCAAAGTCCGTTGCCTTACCGCTTGGCTATAGCCCAATAATTGCACTTGCTGACGTTACGCTAGTTATTATGATAAGAATTGTCACTTTTTATACACATTTAAATCGGATTTCTTGCAGGAAAGGAAAAGTGTATGACGAAATCTTTCTCTATATCCGAAAAAGGTGGTGCATCCTTATTGTTAAATCAATCGAACAGCTAGCGGATAATGTTTTGAAAGATGCTTTTAGAAGTGGCGCGTCGGACATTCATATTATCCCCCGTGAAAAAGACACACTGATTAAATTCAGGCTCGGTAATCAGCTGCTTCCCCGGTACACGCTTGACCAGGCTGATTGTGAACGGCTCATATCCCACTTCAAATTTACAGCATCAATGGATATTGGTGAAAAAAGACGGCCTCAAAGTGGTGCGTTTACTTATCAATATCAAGAAATGAAGATTGGCTTAAGGATCTCTACGCTTCCAGCCTACCAGAGTGAAAGCATGGTCATCCGTCTCCTTCCCGAACAAAACCAAACTCCTTCATACCAAATTTCATTATTCCCATCCACATCAAAAAAACTGATTTCCCTACTTAAACACGCACATGGTTTGATTATTTTTACTGGCCCGACAGGCAGTGGCAAGACGACAACTTTATATTCGATGCTTTCTGAAACCTCGGATTTGGTGAATCGTAATGTCATTACGCTAGAAGATCCAATCGAAAAGCCGAGTGACACAGTGCTGCAGGTCCAGGTCAATGAACGCGCCGGAATATCATATTCTGCCGGACTGAAAGCAATCCTCCGGCATGACCCGGATATTATAATGGTTGGGGAAATTCGGGATAAAGAGACTGCTGAAACGGCGATAAGAGCAGCGCTCACAGGACATCTTGTCCTGACAACGATGCATACAAGGGATGCCAGAGGAGCGATTTACAGGCTGATTGAATTCGGGATTAATTGGCTTGAGATTGAACAAACATTGATCGCAGTTACGGCACAGAGACTCGTTGAGCTGACTTGCCCTTACTGCGAAGGTACATGTTCGCCATTTTGCTATTCATCAGGCAGCGGCAAAAGAGGAAATGTTTTTGAAATCCTTACCGGGAAGGATTTATCTGCAGTACTGAAGGAAGCAAGAGGGGAACTCCAGAGCTATCATTATAAAACTCTCAAAGATGCAATCCGTAAAGGCATCGCGCTGGGGTTCATCAAGGAATCAGAATACCAGAGGTGGGTTCTCAATGATGGAGAGTAAGTGGACTGTCGCTGAACAGGCCCGGTTCCTCAAAAGGAGTGGGGAACTGCTGTCACGGGGTTATTCTTTGGCGGAAGCGATGGAATCCATGACTTTTTACTTGGAGAAAAATAGGAAAGAGGAGGTTAAAAGAAGCCTTGAAAAGCTGCGTGAGGGCTTTCCCTTATATTTGATTCTTGCAGAATTGAAATTTAAAAAAGACCTGGTCAGCTATGTTTACTTTGCCGAGCAGCATGGCGGACTGGACCGTACCTTATCAGAGGGCAGCGACATGGTCCTTAAGCGGGAAGCAGATTACCAGAGATTAAAAAGGCTTGGCGCATATCCAATATTTCTAGTATTGCTTACGTTTATATTGTTTTTTTTCGTCAACAGGGTTTTGCTGCCGAAATTCAATTCACTTTTCACAGACATGAATCTTGCCCCCAATATTTTTATGGAAACCATCGCAGCGGCAGCTAATATTCTTCCTTTCATGCTCTATTTTCTTCTTAGTCTCACTACATTTCTTGTCTTATACTACCTCATTAGCTTTAAGAACCTTCACCCACTAAAACAAAAATTGATGCTTGTGAAGCTGCCGTTTGCTGGCAAATTTATCAGGCTTTTTTACTCACACTATTTCTCGGTTCAGCTAAGCTATTTGTTTTCTGGCGGCCTTTCAGTGCTTGCTGCATTGAAGGTGTTCGAGCAAAATCTCCATGAACCTTTTTCAAGGGAATTAGGCAAGGATTTGATTTCGAAGTTGGCTGCCGGGCAAGATTTTGACAGAGCAGTGGGAGAGTACCAGTTTTTTGAAGCTGAGCTTTCGAGGATCATCAGGCATGGACAAAAAAATGGCAAGCTTGACCAGGAGCTTTATTTTTACAGCAGGCATTGCCTGAAAGAACTCGAAGAAAAAACGGAAAAGGTGCTGAAAACAGTGCAGCCCATTTTATACAGCTTCATTGGCCTGATTGTCGTTTCACTGTATCTAGCCATCTTGTTGCCGATGTTCCAAATGATGAAAGGGATTTAAGCATTTTCTTAATGCGAAAATATAAAGGAGAATAGAGGATGAAAAATCAAAAGGGCTTTACTTTAATTGAAATGATGATTGTTTTATTCGTAATTTCCGTACTTCTTATCATTACAGTCCCCAATATATCTTCACATAGTTCTAATATCAATAAGAAGGGCTGCGAGGCTTATATGAAAATGGTCGAAGCCCAGGTACAGGCGTACAAAATTGATAAAAATGGGACTCCTACGATTGCGCAGCTTCAGAGTGGGGGTTACTTAAAAGGTGAAGCAGCCGCTTGTCCTGACGGAACTGCAATTGAGATTACTGCAGAAGGGATTGTTCAGAAATCTTCAACTACACCTGGCTCATGATGAACAACTCTGACGGTTTTACATTGGTCGAAATGCTGATTGTACTTTCAGCCTTCCTGATGCTTACCCTCACATCAACCTTCCTGTTTTCACCCCAAAAGGACATGCTTGAAAAGGATCTTTTCTTTTCGCAATTAAGAACCGACCTTCTATACAGCCAGCAATATGCGATCTCCCATCAAGAAACAATTACTGTCCATATCATGCCGGAAAATAATTATTACTATATCCGCGGAACCGATTATGCTGCACCGTATTTGTCCCAGAGACATTATTCTTCAAGAATCAAGCTGAAAAAAGGGACGATGAATCTGGTATTTCACTACATGCCTGATGGGAATATCGATAGCTTCGGGTCTTTATATGTCACAGCCGGTTCGAAGAAATACAAGTTAATGATCCAAATTGGAAAGGGAAGGTTCTATGTTTTGGAGGAATGATGGTTTTTTCCTTAGTGAAATGCTGCTATCACTGGCTGCGTTTTTGATGGGTAGTGCAATATTGCTGCCGATTGCCATTCATGTCATCAACCAGACAGTGGAGTCCGAAAAAAAAGCAACAGCGATCAATTTATTGTATGACGAACTGATGTACTTAAAAATCACAGGTGTATATTCTGGGAGAAGAGAGATTGAACAGAATGGCGATCAGTATGAAGTGGTGGTCACTAAGATTGAGGAAGATTCTTCGTGGGAGGTTTGTATTCATTATGATCTATTACAGAAGCAATATGAAAAATGTGCTCCCGCAGAGTGAGAAAGGCTTCACCATGGTTGAAATGCTTTTATCTGTACTGCTATTTTTGCTGATCGTCTCAATGCTGCCGTTAGGTATGAAAATTATCCTTGATAATCGTGTAGCTGATACTGCAGTAAGGAAGATGGAGTGGGAGGTCTTCAGCAGCCAGGTGAAAAAGGAAATCCGGTCAGCACAGCAGCTTACAGTCCAGTCTGATAAGCTTTTGATGAAGGTTGATGGGCAATTCATTCTTTATGAAAAATATGCTTCCAGTATGAGGAGGAGAGTGAATTATCAGGGGCATGAAATTTTGGTCCAAAATCTATCCAGCTTCAGCTTTGGCAAAATAGCTGATGGTGTCGAGATAAAGGCAAAGAGTGTACAAGGAGGGAATTATTCTGTTAGGATACACCAATTTTATCAAACGGGGGGTGTGGAGCCATAAATCAAAAAGGTTTTATGTATCCGCTAACGATGATCTTTTTGCTACTGATTTCCTTTTATTTACTGATACTGACCGAGAATTATCTAGCAGGGAAAAGATTCGCGAATGAAACAGAGACAATACGATTACAGGAGTACTATATGATGTGTTCGGTAAAACAGGCTGCGACCATGCTGAAGGAGGGCAATTTACCGGCTTCAGGCATATTGACCTATGAGTTAGGGAATGTTGCCTATCAGAGACAACCTCTGTCAGTAAGTTTGGATGAAGTGACATTCAACCTTAACCTTGACAGTGGGGAAAAGGCTCTTGGCATTGGCCAATATGACAAGGTGACTGGTGCGATGGTAAGATGGAGAGAAAAGAATTGACGGGTGATTATGTTAATGAAAGCTGTATATTTAATTGGGTTCATGGGATCTGGCAAGACGACGGTATCACATGAATTGGCCAAAAAGCTGAAAGTGGCTTTATTTGACACAGACCAGGAGATTGTCAAATTGGCCGGAAAGACAATAAATGAAATTTTTGCAATTGATGGTGAAGAGTATTTTCGTGAAATGGAGTCTAAGGTTTTACATGCTATGCCTCTAGTTGATGCCGTTGTCTCCACAGGAGGAGGAATTATTGGCTGCGAAAGGAACAGGTTGTTCTTAAAAGAAAAAATGAATGTAGCCTTCTTGAATGCGAATTTCAATACCATCATGGAGAGACTGAAAGATGATGATACCAGGCCGTTATTAAGTCATGACAATCTGAATGCTGCTGAAAAACTGTACAAACTCAGACTCCCACTATATCGAGAGTCAGCAAATATTGAGGTCGATGCCTCTGGTAAATCAGTTTCAATGATCGCCGATGAAATCATCCAGCGTATGAAAAAGTAAGTCATGGTTATACTTGTTAACGTATGAAGGATGGTGTAACCATGAAAACAAATGATTATGTTAAATACCTTACCCAGACTGTTGTAAAATATATTGACCAGCCGAAAGAAGAACGCCGGAAGATGAAGCAGGCGAAAAAAGAAGCAGAAGCTACCTTTTTGTTCAGGTGGTTTGGTATCCTGCCGTTCATGTTAATGTCGAGCATAAAAAAGAAAAAGAAGAGATAATTTGAAAACCCGGCTAAATCGATAGCCGGGTTTGTTTTTGTTAAAGTGTCCAGCTCCAGCGCCTAGCCCCTCGAGTCGCTGGTCTAGCTACGGCTCCTAACTCCTCGAGACGCTTGTCTAGTGTCGCCTCCTAGAAACCCGAAACTTCAACTCCGCCGGCAGAAGCAAAAAGCGCTTCTTTGTCGGAGTCTCCAGTTTCTGCGTTTCTGGGCAGTCGGCTATACTTTTCGATTTCGGTCCTGCCAATGAAGTCAAAGAACGACTTCACTGTCAGGCCCTCCAGCGCTTGTCGGGGCTGACCAAGGCGCTGGCGCTTTTCTTAACCAGGAATTTATAAAGTTATTGAGGTGTAGATAACTCCATGAAGTTTTCTTAATCCAGCTTCAGCGGCTAACCTCTCGAATCGCATGTGCTTATTATTCTTGCATCAGGATCACTCATATAGCATTTTCGGTTAAATAAAATAATCCGCCGTTGACGATTGCGATATTGACCTTAGGTTCATATTGCTCTTGTAAGGCGGCTTTTTCGGTGTTAAAACTATCAGTTTCTTCATCCTCGTCCTCATAAAAGTGATGAAGCAATTCCAGGTCCTTCTGCCAGCGTTTTCTTGCCTCTTCAGCCCAGGTATGATCCTCTTGTTCTACCCTTGTTGTCAAAAAAGACTGGATTCTGTTTACACCACTTTTTGGCCTTATTAATGGAGAAAGTGTATAGGCATAATCCGGAATCTTTGAATTCAACGGCAGCTTCAATATTTTGTCATGAAAGTCTTCTACCATCATTCCGTTGATCAGCTGCAGACCAATCGAATGGAATACATCCCGCTTCCTGTCACATTGATACGATATTTTCACATTCAACCCTATCCAGGGAATAAGCGGTGTTTGAGTAGGAAATTGGTTGCTTTGATACAATCGGATAAACCTGGCAAGATTTTTTGTCGATGCAAAAATCTGATGAAGGCGAGGAGACCCGAAATGGATGACCTCACCTTTGATATCATCTGGTGCTTTCTGTTTATTGGTAATGAAGGTCAGCTTCATTGGATTAGGAACACCGCCTGTTTTCTCGAGGTAATGCCAGTAAAACGGGCGGTTCATCAATTCCTTATCGAGATCAACAGTTAACTGGACTGTCATATACCCCTTGTCATTCTCCATTAATTCACAGTTATTAGCTGTAAAATATCTCTCGAGAAAATTATGGATTTCCTGTTGCTGCATGCTGCTGTCCCTCCTTCATTTCCTCTGCGAACTGAATCATTGATGTCAGGTTTTCCATTTTGATCCGAATCTCACCTTCAGAATTTGATTTTCCGAAAATATCGGTCAAATGATCTTCGATATTGCCAAATTCCAATTTCGTCAGTATATCGTCAAGTTCACCGATGACTTTTTCAAACAGATTGATTTTTTCGTATAACAGTTTCAGTACATGTTCTTCTACCGTATCTTTTGTCGCGAAATTATAAATTTTAACATCTTTCTCCTGCCCAAGGCGATGTATTCTTCCGATTCTTTGTTCAAGCCTCATCGGATTCCAGGGAAGATCAAAGTTGATGATATGGCTGCAGAATTGGAGATTAATCCCTTCGCCGCCAGCCTCTGTTGCGATCAACACCTGGACATTCTTCTGGAAAAGCTCCCTCATCCAATCCTTTTTCCCGCGTTTGAATCCTCCTCGAAAAGGAACAGAAGTGATGCCATTTTGCTTCAAAAACCATTGAAGGTATAGCTGAGTGGCCCTGTATTCCGTAAAAATAATCACTTTGTCATTAATCTGCTGTATTAATTCAAGTGCTTTTTCGGCCTTAGAGTTTTTCGTAACCGCCTCAACGCGTTTTATCAGCTGGGCGATAGTATTCTGGAATCCCACCGAAGGATTTTCTTGTCTCTGAAGCATGTTCCTGAGGGTGTAGAATACAGCTTCCCTGCTGCTGCAAGCTTCCCGTTGAAGTGTCATTAACGAGAATTGACTGGAGCTAAGACCGGCTTCTGATCCTCTTAAAGATTGAACCGAATCGTACAGTGCACGTTCTTCTTCTGAGAAGTAGATAGGAATGGTCTCTACATGGCGTTTAGTCCATTCGATTCCCGTATCGGAGCGCCTGTTGCGGATCATGACTTTATTGACTAGCTCTCTAAGGTGTTCATCATCATTAACAGACCTGGCATCCTTCTTATACTTATCATAGAACACCGATTCACTGCCCAGATGTCCTGGTTTTAAGAGTGAAACGAGATTGAAAATTTCTTCAATCCGATTTTGTATCGGTGTCGCTGTCAGCAGAAGACAAAATCTTTTCTTAAGATTTTGGACAAATTCATAGTTTTTTGTTTTGTTATTTTTTAGCTTGTGAGCTTCATCAATAATGATAAGGTCATAATTTAAGTTGTTGATGATTTCCTTGTGTGGCGCCCTTTTGGCTGTGTCGATTGATGAAACGACAACATCGCATTGCTCCCATACATAACTTTTCTTTTGCGCAATAGCAGGAATATGGAATTTTGTATTAAGTTCCATGGCCCACTGCGAGACAAGGGATGCAGGAACAAGAATCAATACTTTTTTGACCAGGCCTCTGATCATGTATTCTTTCAAAATCAATCCAGCCTCGATTGTTTTCCCAAGGCCGACTTCATCGGCCAGTATTGCTTTTCCGTTCATGTTTTCAACGACTTGTTTCGCGACCTCCAGCTGATGTGGCAAAGGAGTAAGTTGAGGCAGATGCGCTGGTGCCTGAAGTCCTTCGAATTCCGGGATAATTGTATGTTTTTCTATCTCAACGGCAAGCTTATAAAGCTCCCAATTTCCCCATGGGCCGTCATTCTCATTTCTTTCAGCCATCTCGTCCTGCCAGGAAGAATCAAAGTTAATTTGAACGGTCATTTTATCCACCTCTTTTAATGTATAAATATATTGCCGAAATTGGCTCTCTAATGGTAGGATGAAGTTAGCTTTTGAATGTTTTGAAATTTGTCATTTTATAGACTTAAATAGTCAGTTTACAGACATGTAATAACGTCTAGCATGCCCAATTGTGA belongs to Mesobacillus subterraneus and includes:
- a CDS encoding SAM-dependent methyltransferase; this encodes MKEIIRQIIDASPEKMISYAEYMEQALYHPEEGYYIKERQKIGKEGDFYTSSNVSDVYGKLIGKWFAKHSRKLGLPPSVCEVGAGNGRFARAFIQGWNELNDERLTYSIIEASPYHRKLQEAELKGLEEVKILYASTFADTGMKQGLIFSNELFDAFPVHVVEKSEGIVREVFVGLDYGCLKEIMVPVKDERIISFFKGPRT
- a CDS encoding helix-turn-helix transcriptional regulator, giving the protein MEQTLKITSVLSDPTRYYIYQYITKRHKDVTVQEIADNFDIHPNVARLHLSKLEDVNMLISETKKTGKGGRPSRLYRLSDEVIQLHFPFRDYQLLSKILMTTMMSLGEAGKKALYMTGKRFGEELIEQEVTRHPHMSAEMTFEHKLNSIKNAATLAGFYPEFETNSEKTKIYFQIFNCPFKEVAMEHTETVCNMHYEFLRGMFESLFGDIELIEKENMFTGCDSCSYQAVIAQ
- a CDS encoding DUF2626 domain-containing protein, producing MDRMYRVLGFWTGIFAVMFFLGHMYTTSLIFFGQTGFFLLLSYLKLSERMYIYVFGAYLTVFFAGFTYWSTFMMPLGGAGH
- a CDS encoding MTH1187 family thiamine-binding protein, translated to MAIVDVTVIPIGTQTPSVSSYVADIQRILKQYEDQGKIQYQLTPMNTLIEGELPVLFEVIQAIHEAPFNAGIQRVATNIRIDDRRDVKRKMQDKVNRVNELLQK
- a CDS encoding SAM-dependent methyltransferase: MHHDVLQHPGEMDITSHVHFDVLKLIGEKYSLNFMQKMRQDEFLLAAGILEELADHNDPNPFSAESKRNRAIRSLILPGGISQSFDVVVQTKGLDHTSGKLF
- a CDS encoding Spx/MgsR family RNA polymerase-binding regulatory protein, which codes for MEELTFYSYPSCTSCRKTKKWLVSNSVKFNERHMFRDTPTKKELLQILSLTTEGFDELLATRGETYKNLGVDMEDLPLSEVIRLVIKEPKLLRRPILTDGKKLIVGFNPDALKKIGK
- a CDS encoding SAM-dependent methyltransferase, with translation MEIPLAYEPFIKSISENLTKGLVLTVDYGYTKEEWMNPSRRPWELKGILSASDAS
- a CDS encoding MBL fold metallo-hydrolase, with translation MKWKQIPLGPLQTNCYIVYDENKSCLIVDPGDNPKKLATVLEQLELHPEAIVLTHAHFDHIGAVDRIRDKYGIKVYIHEKEKDWLSDPALNGSKHFMLNEPIKARPADHLIKDEGAMTIGSFKLEVFETPGHSPGSISIYFQDAEFVLAGDALFNGSIGRTDLPGGNHNQLIRSIHEKLLVLPEQTEVLPGHGPTTSIGIEMDSNPFLNGF
- a CDS encoding DUF2759 domain-containing protein; the protein is MGFAILCALITLLAGYATFSALKNKNILGIVFGGGTFLVIGWFTVMTVLNSGFPVAH
- the comGA gene encoding competence type IV pilus ATPase ComGA — protein: MYDEIFLYIRKRWCILIVKSIEQLADNVLKDAFRSGASDIHIIPREKDTLIKFRLGNQLLPRYTLDQADCERLISHFKFTASMDIGEKRRPQSGAFTYQYQEMKIGLRISTLPAYQSESMVIRLLPEQNQTPSYQISLFPSTSKKLISLLKHAHGLIIFTGPTGSGKTTTLYSMLSETSDLVNRNVITLEDPIEKPSDTVLQVQVNERAGISYSAGLKAILRHDPDIIMVGEIRDKETAETAIRAALTGHLVLTTMHTRDARGAIYRLIEFGINWLEIEQTLIAVTAQRLVELTCPYCEGTCSPFCYSSGSGKRGNVFEILTGKDLSAVLKEARGELQSYHYKTLKDAIRKGIALGFIKESEYQRWVLNDGE